The Flavobacterium psychrotrophum region ACATTTATATGGTATGCCTTATAAGCATGACGAAATAAGTGCTATAGCAGAAAAATATGATATACCGGTTATGGAAGACAGTGCTGAGGCACTTGGTAGTATATACAAAAATAAGCCTTGTGGTACACTTGGAGATATAGGGATATTATCTTTTAATGGTAATAAAATAATAACCACTTCTGGCGGTGGGGCAATGGTTGTTAAAGAGCAGGCAGTTAAACAACACGCTATTTTTCTTGCTACACAAGCCAGGGATAATGCACCTCATTATGAACATAGCCAGATAGGCTATAATTACAGAATGAGTAATATTTGTGCGGGAATAGGTTGTGGGCAAATGGAAGTGCTACCACAAAGAGTTATTCAAAAGAGAGAAATACATTCTTTTTATACAGCATTATTGGATAATCTTCCGGGGGTAGAGGTGTTTAAGGAGTATGCTACGCATAGTTTGTCTAATTTTTGGCTTACAACAATAACCATAGACACTAAAAAGAGTAGTGGGCGTACAGCTGAAGGGTTACGGCTTGCCTTTGAGGCAGAAAATATTGAAGCAAGGCCATTATGGAAACCCCTCCACCTACAGCCGGTTTTTAAAAATGCCCTGTATTTTGGCGAAAAAGTAGCAGAAACGTTATTTAACACCGGGCTTTGCCTGCCATCAGGTACGGGCATGACAGATATCCATAAAGAGCGTATTTCATCGGTCATTCTCCGATATTTTAATTAGATTGTTTAGTTTTGTGGCATAAAGATATAGTTTTGATTCAGGATAAAAAGATTACCATTGCTATTGATGGTTTTTCATCAACAGGAAAAAGCACGTTGGCAAAACAACTTGCCCGCAGGCTTAATTATATTTATGTAGATACGGGAGCCATGTACAGGGCAGTAACGCTCTACGCATTGCAGCAAGGTTTTATAAGCGTATCACATTTTGATGAACAAGGGCTTGTTACACACCTGCCAAAGGTTACACTAAAATTTGTGTTTAATACAGAAGTGGCGCATAGCGAAGTTTTTCTTAATAATGTAAATGTAGAACACGATATACGTTCTATGGAAGTATCTAATTACGTAAGCAAAATTGCAGCCTTGCCGCAGGTACGTGAAAAGCTTGTAGAGCAGCAGCGTTTTATGGGGCGTGAAAAGGGTATTGTAATGGACGGACGCGATATAGGTACTGTGGTTTTTCCTGATGCCGAACTTAAGATTTTTATGACCGCCGGTGCTGATGCCCGTGCCAGGCGACGTTTTGATGAGTTAACAGGGCAGGGAAGGGATGTTAGTTATGAGGAAGTTCTTAAGAATATTGAAGAGCGCGATTATATCGATTCTAACAGAAAAGACTCTCCTTTGCAGAAAGCCGTTGATGCCATAGAGGTAGATAATACCAATTTAA contains the following coding sequences:
- a CDS encoding DegT/DnrJ/EryC1/StrS family aminotransferase; amino-acid sequence: MDTSKIWLSPPHMGGKEQQYINEAFLDNWIAPLGPNVNFFEQQLEAFMGQSRFVAALSSGTAALHMALVLLGVKAGDEVLCQSFTFTASANPIVYLGASPVFIDSESESWNMCPLALEAAILARLNAGKKPAAIIAVHLYGMPYKHDEISAIAEKYDIPVMEDSAEALGSIYKNKPCGTLGDIGILSFNGNKIITTSGGGAMVVKEQAVKQHAIFLATQARDNAPHYEHSQIGYNYRMSNICAGIGCGQMEVLPQRVIQKREIHSFYTALLDNLPGVEVFKEYATHSLSNFWLTTITIDTKKSSGRTAEGLRLAFEAENIEARPLWKPLHLQPVFKNALYFGEKVAETLFNTGLCLPSGTGMTDIHKERISSVILRYFN
- the cmk gene encoding (d)CMP kinase; the protein is MQDKKITIAIDGFSSTGKSTLAKQLARRLNYIYVDTGAMYRAVTLYALQQGFISVSHFDEQGLVTHLPKVTLKFVFNTEVAHSEVFLNNVNVEHDIRSMEVSNYVSKIAALPQVREKLVEQQRFMGREKGIVMDGRDIGTVVFPDAELKIFMTAGADARARRRFDELTGQGRDVSYEEVLKNIEERDYIDSNRKDSPLQKAVDAIEVDNTNLSIDAQFEKILKLATAVL